Within the Meleagris gallopavo isolate NT-WF06-2002-E0010 breed Aviagen turkey brand Nicholas breeding stock unplaced genomic scaffold, Turkey_5.1 ChrUn_random_7180001880447, whole genome shotgun sequence genome, the region GGGGGCCGTGGGGGGTGGTCTGTGGGGGGTCCATGTTGGGGTCCATGGGGTTGTGGTCCACGGAGGGGCTCCCGAGGTCCTCAGGCGGTGCGCAGCTGGTAATCTGTGGGGAGAGGTGGTGAGGAAGGGGGGGTTGGGGGGACCTGGGGGGTCCACGGTGTTTGGGGGGGGGGTTCCCAGCTCACCCCCGCTCTGTGTGATGTAGCGGACCCAGGGCAGCGCCTGATAGCCGCTCTTCTCAATGATCTTCATGTAGCGCACCTGGGGGGGGGCAAAGGGGGGGCGTGGAGTGGGGACCCCTCCATGGGGCCACCGTTGTCTACATCCCCGCGTTCCACCCCAAAAACTCATCGATGCACCTCCACGGGGCCACCCCCCCGTCCACGTCCCCGTGTCCCATCCTAAGAACACGGGGGCACCTCCCCGGCTTCACCCCCACTGTCCACGTCCCCCTCCCAAAGCACAGGGGCCACCCCCAACCCCATCCTCCGTTCCCAATGTACTTCATCACCCCCCTCCATCCCTGGCTGTGTCACCTGGATGCCGGACACGGTGAAGTAGGGGATCTCGAAGCGCACTGCGATGGGCGGCCGcccctcatcctcctccttctccacGCTGGGCAGCCCCAGGTGTGCCCGCAGCGTgtgctccttcccaccctgccagcgtggggacgtggggacatcggaacagggatgtgg harbors:
- the LOC104916265 gene encoding AP-1 complex subunit mu-2-like — its product is MSPYPRIPTSPHPCSDVPTSPRWQGGKEHTLRAHLGLPSVEKEEDEGRPPIAVRFEIPYFTVSGIQVRYMKIIEKSGYQALPWVRYITQSGDYQLRTA